The Planktothrix tepida PCC 9214 genome has a segment encoding these proteins:
- a CDS encoding S8 family serine peptidase codes for MTSPVNSSNASQQNYQGIGVPDESISNVLQRGGEELILHKVPDRFTVRLSPSTSGMKDLPQPPIPMQHANSVPPALEEVTVAPNQLDEAMALARNSEYIDFASHVYQLDNDPTSVIYLTNQLTIQFQEEVDASTRESITSELGLKELKPIEGIPNGFVYEITTQAQDNPLKIANRLTRNTQVLLAEPNIVIRSQPHYVPRDSLYSKQWYLHCNEGNQMAAGCHISAEQAWDITRGVRSIVVAISDDSVDINHPDFQGVGKIVAPLDLKGRDSLPLPEAPTDNHGTACAGVAVAEENGQGIVGVAPGCALMPIRTTGFLDDESVEQIFNWAIDKGASVISCSWGASAIYFPLSVRQKAVINKAATKGRQGKGCVIIFAAGNANRPVNGILDESGWPNDIIKGRVKWLSGFAVHPDVIAVSASNSLGKKSAYSNWGTGVCVCAPSNNAPPGMWLQETGYIGTPPVLKGTLPGLGVFTTDRMGAAGYDQSDFTPYFGGTSSATPVVAGVAALVLSANPNLTAQEVRRILEQSSDKIVDSDPDPQLGIRMGNYDKNGYSQWFGYGKVNAFKAVQMAQNKRMVQQQISRNISKENSQSLAIPDNNPNGLISSIAITETSPIQDIQVTVEIEHSFLGDLEVWLVAPNGDKVLLQNRTLGVKTQLKTTYTLQNTLYLRQFLNLPAEGNWQLRVIDAVAENTGTLKYWKLDLGL; via the coding sequence ATCTCCCAGTACCTCTGGAATGAAAGATTTACCACAGCCACCGATTCCAATGCAACACGCCAATAGTGTTCCTCCAGCCTTAGAGGAAGTTACAGTGGCTCCCAATCAATTGGATGAGGCGATGGCATTAGCCCGGAATTCCGAGTATATTGACTTTGCCAGTCATGTTTACCAACTGGATAACGATCCCACCTCAGTGATTTATTTAACTAATCAACTGACCATTCAGTTTCAAGAAGAAGTTGATGCTTCAACACGAGAGTCTATTACTTCAGAACTAGGATTAAAAGAGTTAAAACCGATAGAAGGGATACCGAATGGTTTTGTTTATGAAATCACAACTCAAGCTCAAGACAATCCTTTAAAAATTGCCAATCGTTTAACTCGAAATACTCAGGTTTTATTGGCTGAACCGAATATTGTGATTAGAAGTCAGCCCCATTATGTTCCCCGTGATTCCCTGTACAGTAAGCAATGGTATTTACATTGTAATGAAGGTAATCAAATGGCAGCAGGTTGCCATATTTCGGCTGAACAAGCTTGGGATATTACCAGAGGAGTTCGTTCTATTGTTGTGGCAATTAGCGATGATTCTGTTGATATTAATCACCCGGATTTTCAAGGGGTTGGTAAAATTGTTGCGCCTTTGGATTTAAAGGGTCGAGATAGTTTACCCCTTCCCGAAGCTCCAACGGATAATCACGGAACCGCTTGTGCAGGGGTGGCTGTAGCGGAAGAAAACGGCCAAGGAATTGTTGGGGTAGCACCCGGTTGTGCTTTAATGCCGATTCGGACAACAGGGTTTTTAGATGATGAATCCGTTGAACAAATTTTTAACTGGGCGATTGATAAAGGAGCTTCTGTTATTTCCTGTAGTTGGGGGGCGAGTGCCATTTATTTTCCTTTATCAGTTCGTCAAAAAGCTGTTATTAATAAAGCTGCAACTAAAGGTCGTCAGGGTAAAGGTTGTGTAATTATTTTTGCGGCGGGAAATGCGAATCGTCCCGTTAATGGAATACTCGATGAATCCGGCTGGCCTAATGATATTATTAAGGGTCGGGTTAAATGGTTATCTGGTTTTGCAGTTCATCCTGATGTCATTGCGGTTTCTGCTTCTAATAGTCTGGGTAAAAAATCGGCTTATAGTAACTGGGGAACCGGGGTTTGTGTCTGCGCTCCCAGTAATAATGCGCCACCCGGAATGTGGTTACAAGAAACCGGATATATTGGTACTCCTCCGGTTTTGAAAGGAACGTTACCTGGATTAGGGGTATTTACGACTGACCGCATGGGAGCCGCCGGTTATGATCAATCGGATTTTACACCCTATTTCGGTGGAACCTCTAGTGCGACTCCGGTTGTGGCTGGGGTTGCAGCTTTAGTGTTATCTGCTAATCCGAATTTAACAGCCCAAGAAGTCCGACGAATTCTTGAACAAAGTTCAGATAAAATTGTGGATTCTGATCCTGATCCTCAGTTAGGAATTCGCATGGGAAATTATGATAAAAATGGCTATTCTCAATGGTTTGGCTATGGCAAAGTCAATGCGTTTAAAGCGGTACAAATGGCACAAAATAAACGCATGGTTCAGCAACAAATTTCTCGCAATATTTCCAAAGAAAATAGTCAAAGTCTAGCTATTCCTGATAATAATCCGAATGGTCTGATTAGTTCAATTGCGATTACAGAAACCAGTCCTATTCAAGATATTCAGGTAACAGTTGAAATTGAACATAGTTTCTTAGGAGATCTTGAAGTTTGGTTAGTTGCACCCAATGGGGATAAAGTCTTACTTCAAAATCGAACTTTAGGGGTTAAAACTCAATTAAAAACCACCTACACCTTACAAAACACACTTTATTTAAGACAGTTTCTCAATCTTCCAGCCGAAGGGAATTGGCAGTTAAGGGTGATTGATGCTGTTGCTGAAAATACGGGAACTCTCAAATATTGGAAACTGGATTTAGGGTTGTAA